From a region of the Erinaceus europaeus chromosome 14, mEriEur2.1, whole genome shotgun sequence genome:
- the LOC132532641 gene encoding basic proline-rich protein-like, translated as MRLYLRPSFPQKHHDRAGTGGRGPLGSPVRAHARVAGPPTGARLPVSGADDIGAEESDDKCPLSANEADDKWAGARAAPLRCNNRRWMARRPPPPYAGNRSPVGSARWEGPAPRRPPLTRGGRPRPGGPGPPGTKRPARPGHSACSSCPGAAPPPPSHVLPCHASSCHPHRGTHPPARISARTAMRTHAPQSCTHLQQPPRSWAWNVAVQQACLTHSCMCTAQGRPTPTPSDYSRLPTY; from the coding sequence ATGAGGCTGTATCTGCGACCCTCCTTCCCTCAGAAGCACCACGATCGCGCGGGCACAGGCGGTCGGGGGCCTCTCGGTAGCCctgtgcgcgcgcacgcgcgtgTAGCAGGCCCACCGACGGGCGCGCGCCTGCCTGTCAGCGGCGCTGATGACATTGGCGCGGAGGAAAGTGATGACAAATGCCCGTTATCAGCGAACGAGGCCGATGACAAATGGGCGGGCGCCCGAGCAGCCCCATTACGCTGTAATAACAGAAGATGGATGGCCCggcgccccccacccccttacGCCGGTAACCGGAGCCCAGTCGGCTCCGCCCGCTGGGAGGGACCGGCGCCCCGCCGGCCGCCACTCACGCGGGGAGGGAGGCCGAGGCCTGGCGGCCCAGGCCCCCCGGGAACAAAGCGGCCCGCGCGGCCAGGGCACAGCGCCTGCAGCTCCTGTCCGGgagcagcgccccccccccccagtcacgtACTTCCGTGCCACGCGAGCAGCTGCCACCCACATCGGGGCACACACCCACCCGCACGGATCAGTGCACGCACAGCCATGCGCACCCACGCACCGCAATCGTGCACACACCTGCAGCAACCACCCCGCTCATGGGCGTGGAACGTGGCTGTGCAGCAGGCGTGCCTCACTCACAGCTGCATGTGCACTGCGCAGGGGCGCCCAACACCCACACCCAGTGACTACAGCCGCCTCCCCACATATTGA